The Nicotiana tabacum cultivar K326 chromosome 1, ASM71507v2, whole genome shotgun sequence genome segment TTGATATATACCCTCTGCTGCTGCTAGGATTCTGTCGCCGTGCTCCACTAGCTTTCCTGAATACCACTCTAGGAAGAACTGTCCATATTCACTGTTCCATGTTCCATCTCTTTGAAAAAATCCAGTATCCTCAGGAAATTGATTGTACTGTCCGGAGTCATGAGGCCCTCCCTGGCCCCAGTCATCTTTTCCGGCCGCCTTGGCGGCTGCTGATAGTGAAGCTCTCATGTACTGCATTGACAAAAAAGAAATTAGTTTTTTTTCCAGCATTTGAAGGTCTTCCTAATTTTTCTGAGACTACTCATGTAATCAACGAAGAGGAGCCTTGAAGCAACATTAAAGTTGTCTCCatatgacctataggtcacaggttcgagcTGTGGATTCGATGAGGATAGgttgcctacatcacaccccttggagTGCGGCCTTTTCCCAAACTTTGCGTGAACGCGGGATGCTTCGTGCACTAGACTGCTCATATAATCAACAAGATTCTTTAATATTTCAAGCAATAGATGCAAGTTGTTACCTTGTCATAGCACTGGAATTCTCCAATTCCAGGAAACCTCCATGTACCATTGCTTTCTggataagatggatatctgagtTCCCCACAAGGACCCATTCCCACTTGAATCTCCTGTAGAAAAAAACAGAATGTTAATTTCAATAAGTTTTGCTACAATCTTGGAAAATATAATTGCAATAATACTATTAAAAAAAAAGGTAGTCTGGTGCACTAAGCTGCCGCTATGTGTGGTCcgaggaagggccggaccacaagggtctattgtacgcagtcttatcctgcatttctgcaggaggctgtttccacggctcgaatccGTGACCTCCTGGctacatgacaacaactttaccagttacgccaaggctcccttcAATAGCAGTAATACTATTGAAGTAATAATATATATGACTATAGGGTATGTGATCGTAAAGCAGAAGCCTTACCACTATGACATCTCCCAAGTAATTGCTGAATCTTTCTCTGAAGCTCTTCATAAAGTCAGTATAGACCTGAATAGGTGTTCTTCCTTTGAGTACTGGTAACTGATCACAACCTAAGGAAATATACTCAGGATTTCTCCGGCCTGATCTATCTGTGTAGACAAGGTCAGGATTCTTGCTGATTTCTTCAAGTACCCATGGAGGTAGAGGAATACTGCAAAATCCATTAAAAATTTTAGTGACAGTTTGATTTCTCCCAGAACCACTTGAATTTTTCCCTTTAAAAGCTATGAACTATTACTTTAGATTGTAGCACAATATGTCTTTTGCCAAATATTATAATTCTGTTAACCATTTCTAAGCAATGATTGAAAACCTGAAGAAACCTAAGCGGGGTGGAGCTAGAGTGCTGAGTGCAGGTTCGGCTAAGCTTTGGTTGGAActttgtatttgtcttaaaaaattcattgcatatgtataaattattaatttagaactcagtaaTTTAAAACGACTAAAATCTAAACCCATAAGTTAAAAATGCTGGCTCCACCTTTGATACCTAAGATCTATAGGTTTATTGGATATTTTGAGGAAAAGATAATGGCCGATTCCCtttaaaacatttaataaaagTACTAACATGACAGGAAGTGCCTAGCTGGTGTTATGATCTAGAATTATGAGAACAGAAAAAGGTAAATTTCCTAGTTCATTAGAACTTAAACTAGATTATTCATGAATCTATGCAAATAGTTGTAAAATTGGGGGTCGAAGATTTACTAAATGAATACGCAACTCGGTGCACGAAACATTCCGCGTCTATACAGGGTCCGGGGAAGAGCCGCACGtaaaggggtgtgatgtaggcagctTATGTCaatgcaagtattagtggctGATTCCACCACTCAAAGACTCCCCCTTCTATTAAATGAATACTAGTGCATCTTATTTATAGCCTAATTGAAATAGAACAGAATATTGCTAGATCTTGATAAACATAAACAGCAAAAAAGAGCTATGTATTAGTACCTGCAAGAGTCTCCAACATTTCCTCCACACTGATGAAAAGACATAACAATCTGAAGTTTCAAGCCATGTTCTttacacatcttaacaagttcaGCATAACCTTCCCAGTTATACTTCAAAGGTCCATCTTTTTCTACCAAACCCCACCAAGCATCTACCATTACTCCTTCAACTCCAGCACTTTTCAACGCCATCAAACTCACGTGCATCGCTCGTGGCTTGTTCAAGTTCCCTCCCATAGTCATAGTATCAAGTGGCAACATCACAAAAACAGGTACCTTTGTACTACTATTACTGTGAGTAGTTGTTAGCACATgaagtttttctcttttctcattaACGATAACTCTCTCATGAGAGAGGTGAGCTTCTTGCATTGAATTCTTTGTTATGAGACGACAAGATGGCTTGGTTTGTGTATAAGAAACCATGCCTAAGAAATCATCAGGTGTTTTAACACCTTTGGTTTCTTTTATATTAATAAAAGAAGTTGATGAACGAAGTGTTAAAGTCATTTTTTGTATAGTTTTTTTGATAATAGAAAGATGTAGGAATGTGTTGTTTTTGATATAGAAAATGTATGAATGTGCTGATAATGGAAGATGTGTAGGAATGGATGAAGTTGTGGATGTGTATTTATAAAGTAAGATCCTCAAAGGTTTGAGGTGAACGAAGGAGAGAGAAGTTTGGTGGGCTATATTTAGAAATTGGTAAAAAataaagtgcaaaagttcaaaacaagTCAGCTAACTTTTTTCAAAGTCTGTCCTCTACATGACGTGGTGACACATATAACGCCCATTTTATATTCCTTTTAATTACACCAAGTCAATAAAAATTGATTTCAATGTTTTaacttttttcaaattttatatccAGTCAGAGATATGTCATCTGCTGTTCTCTGAATCTCACTTGCATTTGATATAGGAGGAGATTTCTTGTgagattatttttttattcttcttattATTTCAGCTGTTAAGGAGCAGTTATGGGAAATAAAATGTTATTCTGATTGAAAAACCGCCTAAAAGAATTTTTAAGCTATTTAATTAGCCTATGATATGTGGAATTGATTATACAATATATTAACTTATATTAATAGTGTAAAAGTTATTACAGTCCCgcgtatataagttaaattcttAAGAATATTACAGGTAACTCTATGTGCAGGGGGAGCTAGAGTATCGAGACGGGTTCAGTCGAACTTAATAACTTTGGTTCGAATTAtgtatttatctttaaaaatttattaattatatataaattattaatttaaaacataataattttcagtGGACTGAAATCTCGAATTCATAAGAGGTACCTTCGTATTCCAGATCAGATTACAGTGTAATAATAGAAACATTAGAAAAACACGCGTTACTGGATAAACATGAACCAGAAGTCCTTGTGTTGGCTGAGTCACCTCTTGTTTTTGTCTTTACCGAGTTACTGGTGCATACTGCCAATAGGTTATTCTAGTAGGGTCTTTGGTTTGAGACAACGTTATTTTTACCAAGATTTTGGTATAAAATATACATGTATTAATTAATATCAATAACTAACACTGAGTAaatataattccatattttataCCGGGATTAGTCTTAGAAAAGTAGCTTTGCAGTTTCCTCCCTCCGAACCTTTTACCCGGGTGAGATAATATTAGGAGGTGAtttcttttcatttatttaaattttggTGACAAAAGTTACTCTATAGAGGTAGCAGATATTTGATAGAATAGTAAAAGAGCACATAAGTTGATTTAGATATCACCATTAGTGGTGGCAAAAcggattaaaaaaaatagttatctTTCCGTGTTATTCTAAAAAATGGGTTAAATagtgaactttttaaaaattgatCGAATATGGATAAGATCCAAATTATTCACTTAAAAAAATAGATAgtcaatgagtttaacttttacttTTGCAAAAATTCAAATGAGGGTTTTGTttcaccaaaaatctgagtccttggtcaaagctaaaagagaaattcgggttactgataatcaggagacaaaaaataaaatacttttgagaacaatggtagaaggtaaatagataagtatttcaatgaattctcaatagtattccgtgtccttacaaatgatgatacttcttccttttatagatcattctaggtaaaggaataaagcctcagctttaatgatataatcatgagcaataaatgacattaaataagccgttatacaatcattcctattaaataccaactttataacgtatcagacatttaataatgaatttggactcctttctgtcatctgatccttgctttcaatgccttctaatccgttggctgtaaataatttaaattggtacgagactcgtatctatacgtcgtctcgtgcttatttaaattcttcttcccgtggctgttttcaccgtgcctcttagtcaattgttgttctttgaccatttaactaatccacgtgtcatgccacatcatttttaatataaattcagtttttttccaatacagattTCTCAAGTTTAGAAGATtagaaattctcccaaaagtgattatattcaaGAACCCATGGATAATATAGATTTCCATATTATTTACCCGTTAACCCATTTTCTATCTGTATTAGTATTTAATCCGTTTTTAACGTGCCATTACCACTCCTAATCACCGTTACAAAAGAAAAAGTGAAGATGCATGAATACTCGTTTGGTCTTCaagagtgtgagcacgtgatttttgcttcacgcgacaatcgctccaaaagaaataaaaaataataacaattgatcctgttgtacaatttttggatttttaca includes the following:
- the LOC107771686 gene encoding beta-amylase 3, chloroplastic; this translates as MTLTLRSSTSFINIKETKGVKTPDDFLGMVSYTQTKPSCRLITKNSMQEAHLSHERVIVNEKREKLHVLTTTHSNSSTKVPVFVMLPLDTMTMGGNLNKPRAMHVSLMALKSAGVEGVMVDAWWGLVEKDGPLKYNWEGYAELVKMCKEHGLKLQIVMSFHQCGGNVGDSCSIPLPPWVLEEISKNPDLVYTDRSGRRNPEYISLGCDQLPVLKGRTPIQVYTDFMKSFRERFSNYLGDVIVEIQVGMGPCGELRYPSYPESNGTWRFPGIGEFQCYDKYMRASLSAAAKAAGKDDWGQGGPHDSGQYNQFPEDTGFFQRDGTWNSEYGQFFLEWYSGKLVEHGDRILAAAEGIYQGTGAKLSGKVAGIHWHYNTRSHAAELTAGYYNTRHTNGYLPIARMFAKHRVVFNFTCMEMRDGEQPQSANCSPEGLVRQVKNATTTAEVELAGENALERYDGGAYSQVLATSRSDSGNGLSAFTFLRMNKRLFEPENWRNLVQFVKNMSDGGRNATLPECDSSRTDLYVHFVKKSHSKKTTEVALV